Proteins encoded together in one Primulina huaijiensis isolate GDHJ02 unplaced genomic scaffold, ASM1229523v2 scaffold43369, whole genome shotgun sequence window:
- the LOC140970153 gene encoding protein IQ-DOMAIN 22-like — protein sequence MGKTSKWFRALLGLKKCDPNPNTRQISQPPKKKWSFAKSHMERGHLKSQYVVVTNDNDPSHHAVSVAAATAAVAEAAVAAAEAAAAAVKLTSGSGRSTSTSTAAWVSKTGAGRWSLKDRAAVTIQSHFRAYLSRRALRTLKALVKLQALVRGHLVRKQTADVLRRMQALVRAQARARAGRFWISESPYPSLKYSHFSYHGPPTPEKIDHVVRTRSMKHEQLTMLKRKSSRSSGNVSLDAEKLPTTCNRLDCRLGDRSWEQGLRTRNGPTDDERSYKILEVDTGKPSATNCKTLFHASHPSLGSDLNCQSFSTSKDSTLHSTVLSPISGEVKSLIPMKFAKDRDESAFCTAENSPQLYSASSMGGSSKRGAFTPSKSDGSRSCLNGYTDHPNYMSFTESSKAKARSLSAPKQRLQYDRSGSTKRYLVHGCHESRLIAHRVSAPDVNFTIKAYPGSGRLDRLGMPTGEGITGFRGGQWLGC from the exons ATGGGAAAGACTTCGAAATGGTTTAGAGCTCTGCTGGGACTCAAGAAATGCGATCCAAACCCGAACACACGTCAAATCTCGCAACCACCGAAGAAGAAATGGAGCTTTGCAAAGTCCCATATGGAAAGAGGTCACCTGAAATCACAATACGTCGTAGTCACGAACGATAATGACCCCAGCCACCACGCAGTCTCTGTCGCCGCTGCTACAGCTGCCGTTGCGGAGGCTGCCGTCGCGGCTGCTGAGGCTGCAGCTGCGGCAGTCAAGTTAACCAGCGGCAGCGGTAGGAGTACATCAACGAGCACGGCGGCGTGGGTTAGCAAAACAGGCGCTGGGCGCTGGAGCCTGAAGGATCGGGCAGCCGTTACGATTCAGTCACATTTTCGTGCATATCTG TCAAGAAGAGCTCTGCGGACCCTGAAAGCATTAGTTAAACTTCAAGCATTGGTGAGGGGTCACCTTGTGAGgaagcagactgcagatgtttTGCGACGAATGCAGGCACTTGTACGAGCTCAAGCAAGAGCCCGAGCTGGTCGCTTTTGGATTTCTGAGTCCCCATATCCAAGCCTGAAATATTCCCACTTCAGTTATCAT GGGCCGCCAACACCCGAGAAAATTGATCATGTTGTTCGGACTAGGAGTATGAAGCACGAACAATTAACGATGCTCAAG AGAAAGAGTTCAAGATCCAGCGGCAACGTTTCCTTGGATGCAGAAAAACTACCAACAACTTGCAATAGATTGGACTGTAGATTGGGTGATAGATCATGGGAGCAAGGACTTCGTACAAGAAATGGTCCCACAGATGACGAAAGAAGTTATAAGATTCTGGAAGTCGACACCGGAAAACCTTCCGCTACCAATTGTAAAACGCTATTCCATGCTTCTCATCCTAGCCTTGGCTCTGATCTAAACTGTCAAAGCTTTTCAACATCCAAGGACTCCACATTGCATTCAACAGTTCTGAGTCCAATCTCTGGTGAAGTTAAATCTTTGATCCCTATGAAATTTGCAAAAGACAGAGATGAAAGTGCTTTCTGTACTGCGGAGAACAGCCCACAATTATATTCAGCATCATCTATGGGTGGCAGCTCTAAAAGAGGAGCATTCACCCCTTCGAAGAGCGATGGCTCGAGAAGTTGTCTCAATGGTTACACCGACCACCCAAATTACATGTCTTTCACTGAATCATCAAAAGCCAAGGCAAGATCCCTCAGTGCTCCAAAGCAAAGACTTCAATACGACAGATCGGGGTCTACAAAGAGATACTTGGTACATGGATGCCATGAGTCGAGGTTGATTGCCCATAGAGTTTCTGCACCGGATGTCAACTTCACAATCAAAGCTTATCCAGGGTCTGGTCGATTGGACAGGCTTGGAATGCCCACAGGAGAAGGTATTACTGGTTTTCGTGGTGGTCAGTGGCTCGGATGTTAA
- the LOC140970145 gene encoding probable NOT transcription complex subunit VIP2 — protein MVNSIGGFVSADGSGSSSTGLANVPSPVSGLNLSAISAFPATSTSTRLYNPSRGKEVAQSSRLGPDDYGLLGLLKIIKGANPAKTSLAMGVDPHSLGLDLNSLEPLNQKFASPWSDEPVKEGPKYNIPDCYNTEQPPPLKLSHFKKFHLAMLFYIFYSMPQDQAQLFAANELHDRGWYFHRELHMWFSRDKNSVPTVKNENYEVGCYVCFDPSTWQTIRQENVVLYYKMIEQRPAIPP, from the exons ATGGTCAATTCTATTGGTGGTTTTGTCAGTGCAGATGGTAGTGGTTCAAGTTCTACTGGGTTGGCTAATGTCCCTAGTCCTGTTTCTGGCTTGAATTTGTCCG CGATATCAGCATTTCCAGCAACCTCAACCTCAACTCGCTTATATAATCCCTCAAGAGGTAAAGAGGTGGCACAAAGCTCTCGGCTTGGACCTGATGACTATGGGTTGCTTGGTTTgcttaaaataataaaaggtgcCAATCCAGCGAAAACCTCTCTTGCTATGGGAGTTGATCCGCACTCCCTTGGCCTCGACTTAAATTCTCTGGAGCCTCTTAACCAAAAGTTTGCATCTCCATGGTCTGATGAACCTGTGAAAGAAGGGCCCAAGTATAATATCCCTGACTGCTACAATACTGAACAACCTCCTCCATTGAAG CTTAGTCACTTCAAGAAATTCCATCTGGCGATGTTGTTTTACATTTTTTACAG CATGCCACAAGACCAGGCGCAACTCTTTGCAGCAAATGAACT ACATGATAGAGGGTGGTACTTCCACAGAGAGCTCCACATGTGGTTCAGTAGGGACAAGAACTCGGTTCCTACGGTAAAGAATGAAAACTATGAAGTAGGTTGCTACGTCTGTTTTGACCCTTCCACATGGCAGACCATAAGACAG GAAAATGTTGTTCTGTATTACAAAATGATAGAGCAACGACCGGCAATTCCGCCGTAG
- the LOC140970184 gene encoding pentatricopeptide repeat-containing protein At1g15510, chloroplastic has product MAVCAKISPISLQTEPKNLHLFNSNNLRGQNFTQSICKTHQVRLKICHPHSVLNSSSSFATEPNSLLTQLCIENKLNQAINFLNSIADEPQNDIEEETFVSLVRLCEFQRASNEGLFVYSFLSNLMTRLSLKLGNALLSMFVRLGNLSDAWYVFGKMEERDVFSWNILIGGYAKNGFFYEAIELYGRMLWLGGISVRPDVYTFPCVLRACGGLGDWNWCREIHAHVLRFGFESEVDVVNALVTMYVKCSDVWSARTVFDGMSKRDVISWNAMISGHFENEECPEGLRLFFSMRECCYCPDLMTMTSVISGCEVIGDESLARAVHGYVAKMEYGSESSVYVSLIQMYSSLGRWGEAEEAFARIECKDVVSWTSMISGYSNNGMAEKAIETYNMMELEGVMPDEITIASVVSACASLGFLDFGIKLHEIAEQVGLIGHVMVANALIDFYSKCKCIDKALEVFHQIPDKNVISWTSIIFGLRINNRNFEALIYFRQMKLGLTPNDVTLISVLSACARIGALMRGKEIHAHVLRNGSVFDGFIPNALLDMYVRCGRVESALNQFKIQEPDVASWNILLTGHSSRGHGHLATELFNKMIESKVSPDEVTFTALLCACSRSGMVTEGLQYFNVMETEFSIAPNLKHYACVVDLLGRAGKLEDACMLIEEMDMKPDAAIWGALLNACRIHRRVELGEVAARHIFGMDKRDVGYYILLCNLYSDSGKWDEVAKLRKMMREMGLTIDPGCSWIEVKGKIHAFLSGDGSHPQITEITALLKGFYHKMKVAGLGDPEESYANEIEASKAEVFCGHSERLAAAFGLINSVPGMPICVTKNLYMCKSCHDTIKFMSTMCRREISVRDTEHFHRFKDGSCSCGDEGYGKCFVNEIT; this is encoded by the coding sequence ATGGCTGTCTGTGCTAAAATCTCACCAATCTCTCTTCAGACAGAACCTAAAAATCTTCATCTGTTCAATTCCAATAATCTTAGAGGCCAGAATTTCACTCAAAGTATTTGTAAAACCCACCAAGTTCGGCTGAAAATATGCCACCCGCATTCTGTGTTGAACTCCAGCTCCTCCTTTGCCACCGAGCCCAACTCACTATTGACTCAGTTATGCATCGAAAATAAGCTAAATCAAGCTATAAATTTCTTAAACTCAATTGCAGATGAGCCGCAAAATGACATTGAGGAAGAAACTTTTGTTTCTTTAGTAAGACTGTGTGAATTCCAGAGGGCATCTAATGAAGGATTATTTGTTTACTCCTTTTTGTCTAATTTGATGACACGTTTGAGTTTAAAGCTGGGAAATGCGCTCTTGAGCATGTTTGTGAGATTGGGTAATTTGAGTGACGCGTGGTACGTATTCGGGAAGATGGAGGAAAGAGACGTGTTTTCATGGAATATTTTGATTGGTGGGTATGCAAAGAATGGTTTCTTTTACGAGGCAATCGAGTTGTATGGAAGAATGTTGTGGCTTGGTGGGATTTCCGTTAGGCCAGATGTCTATACTTTCCCTTGTGTATTGAGAGCTTGTGGGGGTTTGGGAGATTGGAATTGGTGTAGGGAGATTCATGCTCATGTTTTACGATTCGGGTTTGAATCTGAAGTTGATGTTGTTAATGCTTTGGTCACCATGTATGTCAAATGTTCTGATGTGTGGAGTGCACGGACAGTGTTTGACGGAATGTCTAAGAGGGATGTGATCTCGTGGAATGCCATGATCTCTGGGCATTTCGAGAATGAAGAGTGTCCGGAAGGGTTAAGATTATTCTTTTCAATGAGGGAGTGTTGTTATTGCCCAGATTTGATGACTATGACAAGTGTGATATCGGGTTGTGAGGTTATTGGTGATGAGAGCCTAGCACGAGCGGTTCATGGCTATGTTGCTAAGATGGAATATGGATCCGAGTCTTCAGTCTATGTCTCATTGATTCAGATGTATTCAAGTTTAGGACGATGGGGTGAAGCTGAGGAGGCTTTTGCTAGAATTGAGTGTAAGGATGTGGTATCTTGGACATCGATGATTTCGGGTTATAGCAACAATGGGATGGCTGAAAAAGCTATCGAAACTTATAACATGATGGAGTTAGAGGGTGTGATGCCGGATGAGATCACTATCGCGAGTGTCGTTTCCGCCTGTGCTTCTTTGGGGTTTCTTGATTTTGGCATAAAGCTTCATGAGATTGCTGAACAGGTTGGACTTATAGGGCATGTTATGGTTGCAAATGCTCTTATCGACTTTTATTCCAAGTGTAAATGCATTGACAAGGCTTTGGAAGTATTCCACCAAATTCctgataaaaatgtaatttcgTGGACATCGATTATATTTGGGCTTCGAATCAATAACCGCAACTTCGAAGCCTTGATCTATTTTAGGCAAATGAAACTCGGTTTAACCCCGAATGATGTTACCTTGATCTCTGTACTCTCTGCATGTGCAAGGATAGGAGCATTGATGCGTGGGAAGGAAATCCATGCCCATGTATTGAGAAATGGGTCGGTATTTGATGGTTTTATACCAAATGCTCTTCTCGACATGTACGTTAGGTGTGGTAGGGTGGAGTCAGCACTGAATCAGTTTAAGATCCAGGAACCGGATGTGGCGTCTTGGAATATTTTACTGACTGGTCATTCCAGTAGGGGCCACGGTCATCTTGCCACCGAGCTATTTAACAAAATGATTGAGTCCAAAGTTAGTCCGGATGAGGTAACTTTTACAGCACTGTTATGTGCATGTAGCCGATCCGGAATGGTCACTGAAGGCCTGCAGTATTTTAATGTCATGGAAACTGAGTTTTCAATTGCTCCAAATCTGAAGCATTATGCCTGCGTGGTGGATTTGCTTGGCCGAGCAGGAAAGCTGGAGGATGCTTGCATGCTTATAGAAGAAATGGATATGAAACCAGATGCAGCAATTTGGGGAGCCTTGTTGAATGCATGTAGGATCCATAGACGAGTCGAGCTTGGGGAAGTGGCTGCCAGACACATTTTTGGGATGGATAAGAGGGACGTCGGATATTATATTCTCTTGTGTAACTTGTATTCCGACAGTGGTAAGTGGGATGAAGTCGCAAAATTGAGGAAGATGATGAGAGAGATGGGGCTGACCATTGATCCTGGTTGCAGTTGGATTGAAGTTAAAGGAAAGATCCACGCGTTCCTCAGTGGTGATGGTTCTCACCCTCAAATAACCGAAATAACTGCTCTCTTGAAGGGATTTTACCACAAAATGAAAGTTGCTGGTCTTGGTGATCCAGAAGAAAGTTATGCAAATGAAATTGAAGCTTCGAAAGCTGAGGTTTTCTGTGGTCATAGTGAGAGGTTAGCTGCTGCGTTCGGCCTCATAAACAGTGTCCCTGGAATGCCTATTTGTGTAACAAAGAACTTGTACATGTGCAAGAGCTGTCACGATACGATCAAATTCATGTCCACAATGTGCAGGAGAGAAATTTCGGTACGGGACACCGAACACTTCCATCGTTTTAAAGATGGGAGCTGCTCGTGTGGTGACGAAGGTTATGGGAAATGTTTTGTTAACGAAATAACTTGA
- the LOC140970154 gene encoding bifunctional UDP-glucose 4-epimerase and UDP-xylose 4-epimerase 1-like isoform X2, which produces MAGFKKRSILVTGGAGFIGTHTVLQLLKQGFKVSIIDNLDNSVEEAVHRLRQLAGPQLSQYLDFHLGDIRNVEDLEKLFSSTNFDAVIHFAGLKAVGESVAYPMRYFDNNLIGSINLYKTMAKYNCKKLVFSSSSTVYGQPDKIPCLEDYGLKAMNPYGRTKLFLEEIARDIRKADPEWRIILLRYFNPVGAHESGIMGEDPKGIPNNLMPYITQVAVGRLPELNVYGHDYPTHDGSAVRDYIHVMDLADGHVVSLERVLENKDIGCVAYNLGTGRGTSVLDMVAAFERASGQVTTFPCSLPPRA; this is translated from the exons ATGGCGGGCTTCAAGAAAAGGAGTATCTTGGTGACGGGTGGCGCCGGATTCATCGGCACTCACACGGTGTTGCAGCTGTTGAAGCAGGGGTTTAAGGTCTCGATCATAGATAATCTCGACAATTCTGTGGAAGAGGCGGTTCATAGACTAAGGCAGTTGGCCGGGCCTCAACTATCCCAGTATCTTGATTTCCATTTG GGGGATATTCGGAATGTGGAGGATTTGGAGAAGTTGTTCTCTTCTACCAA TTTTGATGCAGTGATCCACTTTGCGGGGTTGAAGGCTGTTGGTGAAAGTGTTGCATACCCCATGAGATATTTTGACAATAATTTGATCGGATCAATTAATTTATACAAAACCATGGCTAAATATAATTGTAAGAAG TTGGTATTTTCATCATCTTCAACTGTGTATGGCCAACCGGATAAAATTCCTTGTCTCGAAGATTATGGATTAAAGGCCATGAATCCATATGGTCGCACGAAG TTGTTTCTCGAAGAAATTGCTCGAGACATTCGAAAAGCCGACCCAGAATGGAGAATCATTTTGCTCAGATACTTCAACCCTGTTGGAGCTCATGAGAGTGGCATTATGGGAGAAGATCCAAAGGGCATCCCTAACAATCTTATGCCTTATATAACTCAAGTGGCCGTTGGCCGATTGCCTGAGTTAAATGTTTATGGTCACGATTATCCAACACATGATGGTAGTGCG GTACGAGATTACATCCATGTAATGGATTTGGCGGATGGTCACGTAGTTTCACTTGAAAGGGTTCTCGAGAACAAGGATATAG GTTGTGTTGCCTACAACTTGGGGACGGGTCGTGGCACATCCGTTCTTGACATGGTAGCTGCATTCGAAAGGGCTTCAGGACAGGTGACTACTTTTCCTTGCTCTCTTCCTCCTAGAGCATAG
- the LOC140970156 gene encoding large ribosomal subunit protein eL24y-like, which translates to MVLKTELCRFSGAKIYPGKGIRFIRSDSQVFLFANSKCKRYFHNRLRPAKLNWTAIYRKQHKKGDAAEAVKKRRRATRKPYSRSIVGATLEVIQKRRTEKPEVRDAAREAALREIKERIKKTKDEKKAKKAEVLSKQKGTKSNVPKGAGPRGGPKLGGGGGKR; encoded by the exons ATGGTTCTAAA GACAGAGCTTTGTCGTTTCAGTGGTGCCAAGATATATCCAGGAAAAGGCATAAGATTTATTCGCTCCGACTCCCAG GTCTTCCTCTTTGCTAACTCAAAATGCAAGAGGTATTTCCACAACCGACTAAGGCCAGCAAAACTGAATTGGACTGCTATTTACCGAAAACAACATAAGAAG GGAGATGCTGCCGAAGCGGTGAAGAAGAGGCGACGAGCCACAAGGAAACCCTACTCAAGGTCTATTGTTGGCGCAACATTGGAAGTTATTCAGAAGAGAAGAACTGAAAAGCCAGAGGTCCGTGATGCTGCACGTGAAGCTGCTTTACG TGAAATTAAGGAAAGAATCAAGAAAACCAAGGATGAGAAGAAGGCAAAGAAGGCTGAAGTTTTGTCAAAGCAGAAAGGTACCAAGAGTAACGTGCCTAAGGGTGCTGGACCCAGAGGTGGCCCTAAGCTCGGAGGTGGTGGTGGCAAGCGTTGA
- the LOC140970155 gene encoding protein P21-like: MNHQKIAVLIFFPLLFLQTHAIIFNILNNCSYTVWAASLPGGGRRLDSGQTWTLGFPRGPGRAKIWARTNCTFDATGRGSCLTGDCNGQLQCQTYGSPPATLAEYGLNSFAYKDYYDISVLQGFNVPIEFQPTSNGCTRPLRCTADITGQCPNVLKTPGGCYNPCTVYKTTEYCCHSGPCRPTDLSRFFKLRCRDAFTYPEDDPTSTFTCPAGTNYRVVFCP; this comes from the coding sequence ATGAATCACCAAAAGATTGCTGTCCTAATCTTCTTCCCACTTCTCTTCCTCCAAACCCATGCGATAATCTTCAATATCCTCAACAACTGCTCCTATACCGTCTGGGCCGCCTCCCTCCCCGGTGGAGGCCGCCGCCTCGACAGCGGTCAGACGTGGACGCTCGGCTTCCCCAGAGGGCCCGGACGCGCCAAAATATGGGCCCGAACAAACTGCACCTTCGACGCAACGGGCCGAGGCAGCTGCCTCACCGGAGACTGCAACGGCCAGCTCCAATGCCAGACCTACGGGTCACCGCCCGCGACCCTCGCGGAATACGGGCTCAACAGCTTCGCATACAAAGACTACTACGACATCTCCGTTTTACAAGGATTCAACGTGCCGATTGAGTTCCAGCCCACCTCGAACGGGTGCACCCGACCCTTGAGATGCACGGCGGACATCACGGGGCAGTGCCCGAATGTACTCAAGACTCCCGGGGGATGCTATAACCCGTGTACGGTGTACAAAACGACGGAGTATTGCTGCCACTCGGGACCGTGCAGGCCGACGGATTTGTCCAGGTTTTTCAAGTTGAGGTGCCGCGATGCTTTCACGTATCCCGAGGATGACCCCACCAGCACTTTCACATGCCCCGCCGGGACGAATTATCGGGTTGTATTCTGCCCGTAG
- the LOC140970154 gene encoding bifunctional UDP-glucose 4-epimerase and UDP-xylose 4-epimerase 1-like isoform X1: protein MAGFKKRSILVTGGAGFIGTHTVLQLLKQGFKVSIIDNLDNSVEEAVHRLRQLAGPQLSQYLDFHLGDIRNVEDLEKLFSSTNFDAVIHFAGLKAVGESVAYPMRYFDNNLIGSINLYKTMAKYNCKKLVFSSSSTVYGQPDKIPCLEDYGLKAMNPYGRTKLFLEEIARDIRKADPEWRIILLRYFNPVGAHESGIMGEDPKGIPNNLMPYITQVAVGRLPELNVYGHDYPTHDGSAVRDYIHVMDLADGHVVSLERVLENKDIGCVAYNLGTGRGTSVLDMVAAFERASGQKIPIKLCPRRPGDATAVYASTEKAEKELGWKAKYGIEEMCRDQWKWASQNPWGYQSKS, encoded by the exons ATGGCGGGCTTCAAGAAAAGGAGTATCTTGGTGACGGGTGGCGCCGGATTCATCGGCACTCACACGGTGTTGCAGCTGTTGAAGCAGGGGTTTAAGGTCTCGATCATAGATAATCTCGACAATTCTGTGGAAGAGGCGGTTCATAGACTAAGGCAGTTGGCCGGGCCTCAACTATCCCAGTATCTTGATTTCCATTTG GGGGATATTCGGAATGTGGAGGATTTGGAGAAGTTGTTCTCTTCTACCAA TTTTGATGCAGTGATCCACTTTGCGGGGTTGAAGGCTGTTGGTGAAAGTGTTGCATACCCCATGAGATATTTTGACAATAATTTGATCGGATCAATTAATTTATACAAAACCATGGCTAAATATAATTGTAAGAAG TTGGTATTTTCATCATCTTCAACTGTGTATGGCCAACCGGATAAAATTCCTTGTCTCGAAGATTATGGATTAAAGGCCATGAATCCATATGGTCGCACGAAG TTGTTTCTCGAAGAAATTGCTCGAGACATTCGAAAAGCCGACCCAGAATGGAGAATCATTTTGCTCAGATACTTCAACCCTGTTGGAGCTCATGAGAGTGGCATTATGGGAGAAGATCCAAAGGGCATCCCTAACAATCTTATGCCTTATATAACTCAAGTGGCCGTTGGCCGATTGCCTGAGTTAAATGTTTATGGTCACGATTATCCAACACATGATGGTAGTGCG GTACGAGATTACATCCATGTAATGGATTTGGCGGATGGTCACGTAGTTTCACTTGAAAGGGTTCTCGAGAACAAGGATATAG GTTGTGTTGCCTACAACTTGGGGACGGGTCGTGGCACATCCGTTCTTGACATGGTAGCTGCATTCGAAAGGGCTTCAGGACAG aaaatacccatcaaactttGTCCGAGGAGGCCAGGAGATGCCACGGCTGTTTATGCATCCACAGAGAAAGCCGAAAAAGAGCTCGGTTGGAA gGCAAAATATGGTATAGAAGAAATGTGTAGGGATCAATGGAAGTGGGCAAGCCAGAATCCGTGGGGCTATCAATCCAAGTCTTGA